A part of Gracilimonas sediminicola genomic DNA contains:
- a CDS encoding outer membrane beta-barrel protein yields MVKRIVLVAVLAFICISSGFAQQKIELSIEAGPNFGNIIQHESNEYESNFGSGFQGGVGLIYRINPKVHIQTGVGFSQVNLSRDYDSDPYQREGGPQLPAIIPMDYEFMLIDVPVEAGYSLRFGDVEAGFQGSLRPTFVTAVNNERYLFRDEDGVAQLELDISDEMKSFILMGEAGVQIRYSLDENTSAFGGFKAGYDLTGIQKNNAGNGHLFRAGFTLGLAISLF; encoded by the coding sequence GTGGTAAAGAGAATTGTTTTAGTTGCTGTGCTCGCGTTTATATGTATCAGTTCCGGTTTTGCACAGCAAAAGATTGAACTGAGCATTGAAGCAGGACCGAATTTCGGCAACATCATTCAGCATGAAAGCAATGAATATGAATCTAATTTCGGTTCGGGGTTTCAGGGAGGTGTGGGACTGATTTACCGTATCAATCCCAAAGTTCACATCCAGACAGGTGTTGGGTTTTCGCAGGTGAATTTGAGCAGAGATTATGATTCAGATCCATATCAACGAGAGGGAGGACCTCAACTTCCGGCAATCATCCCTATGGATTACGAATTTATGCTGATTGATGTGCCGGTAGAAGCCGGTTACTCGTTGCGTTTTGGTGATGTTGAGGCAGGTTTTCAAGGGAGTCTTCGCCCCACATTTGTAACCGCGGTAAATAACGAACGTTACTTGTTCCGGGATGAAGACGGGGTTGCACAGTTAGAGCTGGATATCTCGGATGAAATGAAATCTTTTATTTTGATGGGAGAAGCCGGGGTTCAAATCCGCTATAGCCTGGATGAAAACACATCAGCTTTTGGTGGTTTTAAAGCCGGCTACGATCTGACAGGTATTCAGAAAAATAACGCCGGTAACGGACACCTGTTCAGGGCCGGATTTACATTAGGGCTGGCAATCAGCCTCTTTTAA
- a CDS encoding carboxypeptidase-like regulatory domain-containing protein, with translation MYIKSRYLLFLIIISFITVSCTSGYKVISETASLPKTQFTGTVLEKESSEPIADAKVWVEGTTIHTFTDKDGVFSLAVPRGYYEIHVKAAGFEGDQTRAAIENSDGRIHDFVLENQLSRGGYTDSNEVSSFPDEGQSEKSNRQKEIASKEQKINKFISYYINDNLDCELVNPQALTFTDYDEETLWVKGPIDLTVLNRDLGYKISITLNEYVSKEYSGIIGLNIDADYFFEEMTPKNQEQAETWEKNRLTYFNGSLRHFLIAMASDKSPLYFGYRLYSGQFVNNTSAMAYSSSNVTDVEKQKYEVVFPNNLNGNNILKFEDEMRIEYVNKEVVDPNNIMGLDMYKHQTSWITLNSENVEFSDTGFFESPRAVEIKGVWRYTPVCKMVPGDYLPEIEK, from the coding sequence ATGTATATTAAAAGCAGATATCTGCTCTTCCTAATTATTATTTCCTTCATCACAGTATCCTGCACCAGTGGATATAAAGTAATCAGTGAAACGGCCTCACTGCCTAAAACTCAGTTTACAGGAACAGTTTTAGAGAAAGAAAGCAGTGAGCCTATTGCAGATGCAAAAGTTTGGGTAGAGGGTACAACCATTCATACTTTTACAGATAAGGATGGCGTTTTCTCATTAGCTGTACCAAGGGGATATTATGAGATACATGTAAAGGCAGCTGGGTTTGAAGGAGATCAAACAAGAGCTGCGATCGAGAACTCTGATGGAAGGATTCACGATTTTGTTCTTGAGAATCAGCTAAGCAGAGGAGGGTATACTGACTCTAATGAAGTATCATCATTTCCTGATGAAGGGCAGAGCGAAAAGAGTAATAGGCAGAAGGAAATTGCAAGTAAAGAACAGAAAATTAATAAGTTCATTAGCTATTATATTAATGACAATTTAGACTGTGAGCTTGTGAATCCCCAGGCACTTACTTTCACAGATTACGATGAAGAAACGCTGTGGGTTAAGGGGCCCATTGATCTTACCGTTTTGAATAGAGACCTTGGCTATAAGATTAGCATAACTCTAAACGAATATGTTTCGAAAGAATACAGTGGAATTATCGGTTTAAATATAGATGCGGATTATTTCTTCGAAGAAATGACCCCGAAGAATCAGGAACAAGCAGAAACCTGGGAGAAAAATCGCCTCACATATTTTAATGGTTCATTACGCCACTTTTTGATAGCCATGGCCAGCGATAAATCTCCGCTATATTTTGGGTACCGACTTTATTCGGGGCAGTTTGTTAACAATACATCAGCTATGGCTTACTCTTCCTCAAACGTTACGGATGTTGAGAAGCAAAAATACGAAGTGGTTTTTCCGAATAATCTGAACGGGAATAACATTTTGAAGTTTGAAGATGAGATGAGGATAGAATACGTCAATAAAGAGGTGGTAGATCCTAATAATATCATGGGGTTGGACATGTATAAACATCAAACATCCTGGATAACATTAAACTCTGAGAATGTGGAGTTTTCAGATACCGGTTTCTTTGAAAGTCCACGAGCTGTAGAAATAAAGGGAGTTTGGCGATATACTCCGGTATGTAAAATGGTTCCCGGCGATTACCTTCCTGAAATAGAGAAATAA
- a CDS encoding two-component regulator propeller domain-containing protein, which produces MNHLKFLLSTIIISVFCVTASQAQKKTTSFEEMIEERKALMNAEAYQNRSSNIFTRVAQRSKITDNYNMQYTPRNTGDNELSSFFIDNTFVDSQGRYFFQANFHGNYAVDILDNGVWSHLDAGEELEARVNVFAEDSEGNIWVGIDTGLQKFNSDLTSVDALTFNTEDTLSDRVRNIAFDGNGAMWLASRPYIQTEYVGSGIDFDTTYYTSVIAVLDPETNSVTDTVTSVQELVDAEDGVRDFTVDGAGDVWAATSDGVIVYSSASLSPTHIYTSGNSGLPVNNVIGLETDQNGDIWVAFHPDSATVVAHFDGTNWTSFDETDIPSGECSSLTFGSGNQLYCGGEAVYMYDGSSWSELTGVSDKGETLEGIRQIASNQNGVDIFNHRPGAFIHDGGDWEYLSSHTDNGLPGNPAFAVEADSDGGFWSGGFFGTTYYDGNTWTYYDESDGLSDRYSWKIYAASDGTVWFGTNGNMSYLKDGEISIVDEYSGFYGEGIYEDRDGNIWMGSYSTSYEDTSYSESAGILMFDGTDYTLFPRDSSTIGTVILDFAQGPDDMIYALSAGFTSNELIRYDGQNWSVWQPDTSIIRIGYSKLATDNEHNLWFVAQDTSNAFKLMKWDGDDLARFSMPADVGCWSGAEALEADIEGNIWVDCSTTVAIFKVAEESWVTHELPAGRIYDISHNANGTTWVGTYTGAGIYEFNTQRAVSVEDVASTTPEQFELKQNYPNPFNPTTTIGYDLPANNQVTLKVYDLLGREVATLINSQRQSAGHHQISFNASSLASGMYIYRLESNTFTATKKMMLIK; this is translated from the coding sequence ATGAATCATTTAAAGTTTCTACTTTCAACTATAATTATCTCTGTATTCTGCGTTACAGCTTCACAGGCGCAGAAGAAGACCACGTCTTTTGAAGAGATGATAGAGGAAAGAAAAGCATTGATGAATGCGGAAGCGTATCAAAATAGGTCTTCCAATATATTCACTCGAGTTGCTCAACGGTCTAAAATAACTGACAACTATAACATGCAGTATACACCACGCAATACTGGCGATAATGAGTTGTCTTCATTTTTTATAGATAACACCTTTGTGGATAGTCAAGGGCGTTATTTTTTTCAAGCGAATTTTCATGGCAATTATGCAGTAGATATACTGGATAATGGAGTTTGGAGTCACTTAGATGCAGGAGAAGAGCTGGAGGCTCGCGTAAATGTATTTGCTGAAGACAGCGAGGGAAATATTTGGGTGGGTATAGACACAGGTTTACAAAAGTTTAACAGCGATCTAACCAGTGTAGATGCACTAACATTCAATACTGAAGATACCCTCTCAGATCGTGTGAGAAATATCGCATTTGATGGGAATGGTGCTATGTGGCTGGCCAGCAGGCCGTACATTCAGACTGAATATGTTGGCAGTGGCATTGATTTCGATACTACGTATTACACCAGCGTGATTGCTGTTCTTGATCCCGAAACCAATTCTGTAACAGATACAGTAACAAGTGTACAAGAATTGGTTGATGCTGAAGATGGAGTCAGAGACTTCACTGTAGATGGAGCTGGTGATGTATGGGCAGCAACTTCTGACGGCGTAATAGTATATTCTTCTGCCAGTTTATCACCGACTCACATATATACGAGTGGTAATAGTGGTCTGCCGGTAAATAATGTAATTGGACTGGAAACGGATCAGAATGGAGATATTTGGGTGGCCTTTCATCCCGATTCAGCAACTGTAGTAGCTCACTTTGACGGAACTAATTGGACAAGCTTTGATGAAACTGATATTCCTTCGGGTGAATGTAGTAGTCTTACATTTGGCTCTGGTAATCAATTGTATTGTGGCGGAGAAGCTGTGTACATGTATGACGGTTCTTCTTGGTCTGAACTAACCGGAGTATCAGATAAAGGAGAAACGCTTGAAGGAATAAGACAAATTGCTTCCAATCAAAATGGAGTAGATATCTTTAATCATCGCCCCGGCGCTTTTATACACGATGGAGGAGATTGGGAATATTTGTCTTCTCATACCGATAATGGCCTTCCGGGGAACCCTGCATTTGCGGTAGAAGCTGATTCGGATGGTGGATTTTGGTCCGGTGGTTTTTTTGGCACTACCTATTATGATGGAAACACGTGGACGTACTACGATGAAAGTGATGGCTTATCAGATCGGTATTCCTGGAAAATATATGCGGCATCAGATGGCACTGTTTGGTTTGGTACCAATGGAAATATGAGTTACCTAAAAGATGGGGAGATTTCTATTGTTGATGAGTACAGCGGCTTTTATGGAGAAGGTATTTACGAAGATCGGGATGGAAATATCTGGATGGGAAGTTATTCTACCAGTTATGAGGATACGAGCTACTCAGAATCTGCAGGAATTTTAATGTTTGATGGCACAGATTACACCCTTTTTCCTCGGGATTCTTCTACCATTGGTACTGTAATTTTAGATTTTGCGCAAGGTCCGGATGATATGATATATGCACTATCAGCTGGTTTTACATCTAACGAGTTAATTCGTTACGATGGACAAAATTGGTCAGTCTGGCAACCTGATACAAGTATAATTAGAATCGGGTATTCGAAATTGGCTACAGACAATGAGCATAATCTTTGGTTTGTAGCTCAAGATACGTCTAATGCTTTCAAATTGATGAAGTGGGATGGAGATGATCTTGCAAGATTTAGTATGCCTGCCGATGTAGGTTGTTGGAGTGGCGCCGAAGCATTAGAGGCCGATATTGAAGGAAATATTTGGGTTGATTGTTCAACGACTGTTGCCATATTCAAAGTTGCCGAAGAAAGCTGGGTAACTCACGAACTTCCTGCAGGAAGAATCTATGACATTAGCCATAATGCAAATGGTACCACATGGGTAGGAACATACACAGGAGCAGGTATTTACGAGTTTAATACTCAAAGAGCAGTATCTGTTGAAGATGTAGCTTCAACTACGCCAGAGCAGTTTGAGTTGAAACAAAATTATCCCAACCCTTTCAACCCAACAACAACTATTGGATACGATTTACCCGCCAACAACCAGGTGACACTTAAAGTGTATGACTTGTTAGGAAGGGAAGTAGCTACACTGATTAATTCCCAGCGGCAATCAGCCGGGCATCACCAGATTTCTTTTAACGCTTCCAGCTTAGCAAGTGGAATGTATATTTACCGGTTAGAAAGCAATACCTTTACAGCAACAAAGAAAATGATGCTGATTAAATAA
- a CDS encoding N-acetylmuramoyl-L-alanine amidase-like domain-containing protein, translated as MKTNLTFLAVCILALSSNAFAQNTDTLEQKLPDDIVYTQQDVAIFSDIIQQFEPQKDQPIHKLIPDIGRYFLGNEYVAHALEVTDEEKLIVNLRDLDCTTYAENLLALARTLKSDQATFERYTLELENIRYRDGKKGDYPTRLHYFSDWIYNNAANNLVTTPADSFGTPLDVEVNFMSTHPDSYKHLQRNPAFISVVADQEKEISGKNYFYIPKEEIEDKMHLLREGDIIGLTTSIEGLDVAHVGVLVEVEGKLHLMHASQSNLKVEVSDEPLSSFLKPNSKNTGIMIARPVDTIN; from the coding sequence GTGAAAACAAACCTGACTTTCCTGGCCGTATGTATTTTGGCTTTGAGCAGCAATGCTTTTGCCCAGAATACCGATACTTTAGAGCAAAAACTACCTGATGATATCGTATATACGCAGCAGGACGTTGCCATCTTTTCGGACATCATCCAACAGTTTGAGCCCCAAAAAGATCAGCCCATCCATAAGCTGATTCCGGATATCGGGCGGTATTTTTTGGGGAATGAGTATGTAGCACATGCCCTGGAAGTAACCGACGAAGAGAAGCTGATTGTCAATTTGAGGGATTTAGACTGCACTACCTATGCAGAAAACCTCCTTGCTTTGGCTCGAACCTTAAAATCTGATCAGGCAACCTTTGAACGATACACTCTGGAACTTGAAAACATCCGGTATCGTGATGGGAAGAAAGGAGATTACCCTACCCGTCTGCACTATTTCAGCGACTGGATTTATAATAATGCCGCCAACAATCTTGTAACCACCCCGGCCGACAGTTTTGGTACCCCGCTGGACGTGGAGGTTAATTTTATGTCAACGCATCCCGATAGCTACAAGCACCTTCAACGAAACCCTGCTTTCATTTCTGTTGTTGCTGATCAGGAGAAGGAAATATCCGGCAAGAATTATTTCTATATCCCCAAGGAAGAAATTGAAGACAAAATGCATCTGTTACGTGAGGGGGATATCATCGGGCTTACAACCAGCATTGAAGGCCTGGATGTAGCTCACGTTGGTGTTCTGGTAGAAGTTGAAGGCAAACTGCACCTGATGCATGCTTCACAATCGAACCTGAAGGTTGAAGTTTCTGATGAGCCGCTGAGTTCCTTCCTCAAACCAAATTCAAAAAATACCGGAATCATGATTGCACGTCCGGTGGATACTATAAATTGA
- a CDS encoding DUF5989 family protein: METLKDLWNFMKQRKKFWLAPVIIVLLLLGFLIVIGGGSSIAPFIYTLF; this comes from the coding sequence ATGGAAACACTGAAAGATTTATGGAACTTCATGAAGCAGCGAAAGAAATTCTGGCTGGCTCCGGTTATCATTGTGTTGCTTTTGCTCGGATTTTTAATTGTGATTGGAGGTGGTTCATCCATCGCTCCATTCATTTATACCCTGTTTTAA
- a CDS encoding SxtJ family membrane protein: MLEPRSLEFIKEDPSTPKTQLVIVTGFLVLAAIFDSEVIAYLALIVGLLSFIPPIGDRIVWGWYKLAEGLGWFNSRVLLSLVYYLVVTPIALLFRLFGNDPLLLKDTKGSMYNYREHTYTKEDLENPW, from the coding sequence ATGCTGGAACCTCGATCTCTCGAATTTATCAAGGAAGATCCGTCAACACCCAAAACACAGTTGGTGATTGTAACCGGGTTTCTGGTACTGGCCGCTATCTTTGATAGTGAAGTCATCGCCTACCTTGCTTTAATAGTTGGGTTGTTGTCTTTTATCCCGCCCATTGGCGATAGAATAGTTTGGGGATGGTACAAACTGGCTGAAGGACTGGGTTGGTTCAATTCCCGGGTATTACTTTCGCTGGTTTATTATCTCGTAGTAACCCCCATTGCCCTGTTGTTTCGGTTGTTCGGGAATGATCCGCTGTTGTTGAAAGACACCAAAGGAAGTATGTATAACTACCGCGAACATACCTACACAAAAGAAGATCTGGAAAACCCGTGGTAA
- a CDS encoding carbamoyltransferase family protein has translation MTILGISAFYHDSAACIIQDGRIVAAAQEERFTRKKHDEGFPSNAIRFCLDFADIKLGELDAIAFYDKPLLKFERLLETYLSFAPRGVKSFITAMPVWLKEKMFMKRVMHEELAKIGDYDRKELKLLFPEHHLSHAASAFYPSSFEESAILTIDGVGEWATASICSGKGSEITIHRELTFPHSLGLLYSAFTYFLGFRVNSGEYKLMGLAPYGNPNSKMVEEYISKIKTDLIELNGDGSIYLNQDYFDYATGLKMVKEKKWEELFGFPKREEEAELQQHEANLALAIQKVTEEVVLKMAKEAQRLTGSKNLCLAGGVALNCVANGVIQNEGIFDDIFIQPAAGDAGGSVGAALAAHHIYFGKGRKPQQPEAMQGSYLGPDFHEFEILQQTKKFKPVYEKLDEPKLYPRVAEWLDEGNVVGWFQGRMEFGPRALGARSILGDPRNPKMQKKLNLKIKYRESFRPFAPSVLAEDAGQYFELKSDSPYMLLVQEVKEEHRKELPENYHQLPLREKLAFERSAFPAITHIDFSARIQTVHQETNPRYWKLLSAFKERTGVGMVVNTSFNVRGEPIVCTPEDAYRCFMNTEMDYLVVGDFIFDKTEQPEWEKEITFEKD, from the coding sequence ATGACTATTTTAGGAATTTCAGCTTTTTATCACGACTCGGCGGCTTGTATAATTCAGGATGGAAGGATTGTAGCCGCAGCCCAGGAAGAACGGTTCACCCGAAAAAAACACGATGAGGGATTTCCGTCTAACGCTATTCGGTTTTGCCTGGATTTTGCTGACATTAAGCTCGGTGAACTGGACGCCATCGCTTTTTATGATAAGCCGTTGCTGAAGTTTGAACGTCTGTTGGAAACCTACCTTTCTTTTGCTCCGCGCGGGGTGAAGTCTTTTATAACTGCGATGCCTGTTTGGTTAAAGGAAAAAATGTTCATGAAACGGGTGATGCACGAGGAGCTTGCTAAGATCGGAGATTATGACCGAAAAGAGCTGAAGCTGCTGTTTCCCGAACATCATCTGAGTCATGCAGCCAGTGCCTTTTATCCATCCTCTTTTGAAGAGTCGGCCATTCTCACCATCGATGGAGTGGGAGAGTGGGCCACCGCCTCCATTTGCTCAGGAAAGGGTTCTGAAATCACCATTCACCGGGAGTTAACTTTTCCGCATTCGCTGGGACTGCTCTACTCGGCCTTTACCTATTTTTTGGGATTCAGGGTGAATTCCGGGGAGTATAAACTTATGGGACTGGCTCCTTATGGGAATCCGAATTCCAAAATGGTGGAAGAGTACATTTCTAAAATTAAGACAGATTTGATTGAGCTCAATGGCGATGGCTCCATTTATCTGAATCAGGATTACTTTGATTATGCCACCGGACTAAAAATGGTGAAGGAAAAGAAGTGGGAAGAACTCTTTGGCTTCCCAAAGAGGGAAGAAGAAGCGGAGCTGCAGCAGCATGAAGCGAATCTTGCCCTTGCCATTCAGAAAGTAACCGAAGAAGTGGTGCTGAAAATGGCAAAGGAGGCCCAGCGTTTGACCGGCTCAAAGAATCTTTGCCTTGCCGGAGGGGTTGCTCTTAATTGTGTGGCCAACGGGGTTATTCAGAATGAAGGGATTTTTGATGACATTTTTATTCAGCCGGCGGCTGGAGATGCGGGCGGATCGGTTGGGGCAGCACTTGCAGCCCATCATATTTATTTTGGGAAAGGCAGGAAGCCTCAGCAACCTGAAGCCATGCAGGGCAGTTATTTGGGGCCGGATTTTCATGAATTTGAAATCCTACAGCAGACCAAAAAATTCAAACCTGTTTATGAGAAATTGGATGAACCAAAGCTCTATCCCAGAGTAGCAGAATGGCTGGATGAAGGGAATGTGGTTGGATGGTTTCAGGGACGGATGGAATTTGGTCCCCGTGCCTTAGGTGCACGATCTATTTTAGGAGATCCCCGAAATCCAAAGATGCAGAAAAAGCTGAATCTGAAGATCAAATACCGGGAATCGTTCAGGCCGTTTGCGCCGTCGGTGCTGGCAGAAGATGCAGGACAATATTTTGAGTTGAAATCAGACTCACCGTATATGCTTTTGGTTCAGGAGGTGAAAGAGGAACATCGTAAAGAGCTTCCGGAGAACTATCACCAACTACCACTCAGAGAAAAACTGGCCTTTGAGCGGTCTGCTTTTCCGGCCATTACTCACATCGATTTTTCAGCTCGTATTCAAACGGTCCATCAAGAAACGAACCCAAGATACTGGAAGCTGTTAAGTGCATTTAAGGAACGTACCGGAGTGGGGATGGTGGTCAACACCAGCTTTAATGTTCGGGGTGAACCGATTGTCTGCACACCGGAAGATGCATATCGGTGTTTTATGAATACGGAAATGGATTATCTTGTAGTCGGTGATTTTATCTTTGATAAAACCGAACAACCAGAATGGGAAAAGGAAATTACGTTTGAGAAGGATTGA
- the msrB gene encoding peptide-methionine (R)-S-oxide reductase MsrB, translating into MLTWKDLKDFAKNGTPNPSRRVEKTEEEWKQELTDEQFAITRLKGTERPGSSDMCYRFDPGLYACVCCGTELFDGTSKFESSSGWPSFTQPVEESAVKYEMDTSHGMVRIEALCNVCDAHLGHVFPDGPEPSGLRYCMNAVSLEKVEEDK; encoded by the coding sequence ATGCTTACCTGGAAAGACCTTAAAGATTTTGCAAAAAATGGTACTCCCAATCCAAGCCGCCGAGTTGAGAAGACCGAGGAAGAATGGAAACAGGAACTCACGGATGAACAATTCGCCATCACCCGGCTAAAAGGGACGGAACGCCCCGGATCCAGCGACATGTGCTATCGGTTTGATCCCGGTTTATATGCCTGCGTTTGCTGCGGCACCGAACTCTTCGACGGGACTTCTAAATTCGAAAGCAGCTCCGGATGGCCTTCCTTCACCCAGCCTGTAGAAGAAAGTGCTGTGAAATATGAAATGGACACCTCACACGGCATGGTACGAATAGAAGCTCTTTGCAATGTTTGTGACGCGCATTTAGGGCACGTTTTTCCCGACGGACCTGAACCCAGTGGTCTTCGCTATTGCATGAATGCCGTTAGCCTGGAGAAAGTAGAGGAAGATAAATAA
- the ftsH gene encoding ATP-dependent zinc metalloprotease FtsH, with protein sequence MSEEKQEKQREKKKKTGKWSPQQRPGNFSWTSALLWLIVIALFYNWYMSGDGFTGSAEIEYSEFRKQLNNGNVERVRVQGDYIQGEFKSPQVLNISEDDTLQSKNFSTYIPSFGDDNLYAQLEKYDVAISARPESDYDWWYIVLITLPILFILFMGFMFYQRMKSQSQGIFNIGKSKAKLQEPEKQDTTFDDVAGLDNAKKELQEIIEFLKEPDRFKEIGAKLPKGLLMVGPPGTGKTLMAKAAAGEADVPFYSISGSDFMEMFVGVGAKRVRDMFEKAKKTSPSIIFIDEIDSIGRRRGAGLGGGHDEREQTLNQLLSELDGFEPTESVVVMAATNRPDILDKALLRPGRFDRRITVNLPKQSARHEILKIHAKGKPFAEDVDLEQIARSTPGFSGADLENLLNEASLYAGRNKRKEIVMDDIDQARDKVLMGLERDGITIDDDEKKMLAYHEAGHALVAAILPHSDPIHKVTIIPRGKAMGVTQQLPEKEKYIYKREYLLDRLAVIMGGRAAEDLIFETSTSGAQDDLKQVAKLSRKMVLDLGMSDRFGHVSFGSEEQEVFLGRDMSRQREYSDSTAREIDEEVQKISEEAFNRALNTLKENHEVLDKVANLLLQKEEISGKEVDELLEKSESDKTQ encoded by the coding sequence TTGTCTGAAGAAAAACAGGAAAAGCAGAGAGAAAAGAAAAAGAAAACCGGGAAATGGTCTCCCCAACAAAGACCGGGTAATTTCAGCTGGACCAGCGCCCTGCTCTGGCTGATCGTTATTGCACTGTTTTATAACTGGTACATGTCTGGAGATGGGTTTACCGGCTCCGCTGAAATAGAATATTCTGAGTTTAGAAAACAACTTAATAATGGAAATGTAGAGCGCGTCCGGGTTCAGGGAGATTATATTCAGGGAGAATTCAAGTCTCCACAGGTTTTGAATATATCTGAAGACGATACCCTTCAGTCAAAAAACTTCTCCACCTACATCCCCTCTTTTGGTGATGACAACTTATACGCCCAACTTGAGAAATATGATGTAGCCATTTCCGCCCGTCCAGAATCTGACTATGACTGGTGGTACATCGTCCTGATCACCCTTCCCATACTGTTCATTTTATTTATGGGCTTCATGTTTTACCAGCGGATGAAATCTCAAAGCCAGGGAATTTTCAATATCGGGAAAAGCAAAGCCAAACTGCAGGAACCGGAGAAACAAGACACTACCTTCGATGATGTGGCAGGCCTCGACAATGCCAAAAAAGAGCTCCAGGAAATTATAGAGTTTTTAAAAGAACCGGACCGGTTTAAGGAAATCGGAGCTAAATTACCCAAGGGATTGCTGATGGTGGGGCCTCCCGGTACCGGTAAAACCTTGATGGCTAAAGCCGCAGCGGGTGAGGCCGATGTCCCATTCTACAGTATTTCCGGTTCCGATTTCATGGAAATGTTTGTTGGGGTTGGAGCTAAGCGGGTCCGCGATATGTTTGAAAAAGCGAAGAAAACCTCCCCCAGCATTATTTTCATTGATGAAATTGACTCCATTGGCCGGAGGCGCGGTGCCGGACTTGGCGGTGGACATGATGAGCGCGAGCAAACCCTGAATCAATTACTCTCGGAGCTGGACGGTTTTGAGCCCACCGAAAGCGTAGTGGTTATGGCCGCAACCAATCGTCCGGACATTTTGGATAAAGCACTGCTTCGACCCGGAAGATTTGACCGGCGAATCACTGTAAACCTGCCCAAACAATCGGCCCGGCACGAGATTCTTAAAATTCACGCCAAAGGAAAGCCGTTCGCAGAAGACGTGGATTTAGAGCAGATTGCCCGGAGTACACCCGGGTTCAGCGGTGCCGACCTGGAAAACCTGCTTAATGAAGCCTCGCTGTATGCCGGCCGAAATAAACGGAAGGAAATTGTGATGGATGATATCGACCAGGCTCGTGATAAAGTGCTGATGGGACTTGAACGAGATGGCATCACCATTGATGACGACGAGAAGAAAATGCTGGCCTATCATGAGGCAGGACATGCGCTGGTGGCAGCTATTTTGCCCCACTCCGATCCCATCCACAAGGTCACAATCATACCCCGGGGCAAAGCAATGGGCGTAACCCAGCAGCTGCCGGAGAAAGAGAAATACATTTATAAAAGAGAATATCTCCTCGACCGATTAGCGGTAATAATGGGTGGAAGAGCCGCTGAAGACCTCATTTTTGAAACATCAACCAGTGGAGCTCAGGACGACCTGAAGCAGGTCGCTAAACTTTCCCGAAAAATGGTGCTGGACTTAGGCATGAGCGACCGTTTCGGACATGTCTCCTTCGGGAGCGAAGAACAGGAAGTATTTCTGGGAAGGGATATGAGTCGCCAGCGGGAATACAGCGATTCCACCGCCCGGGAAATTGACGAAGAAGTTCAGAAAATATCAGAAGAGGCATTCAACCGTGCCCTGAATACTCTTAAAGAAAACCATGAAGTATTAGATAAAGTCGCCAATCTGCTTCTTCAAAAAGAGGAGATTTCAGGTAAAGAAGTAGATGAGTTGCTTGAGAAGTCTGAATCAGACAAAACACAATAA